One window of Leguminivora glycinivorella isolate SPB_JAAS2020 chromosome 9, LegGlyc_1.1, whole genome shotgun sequence genomic DNA carries:
- the LOC125229904 gene encoding uncharacterized protein LOC125229904: MGKRKRDKEKDEVYIKKKIKKLQEKLQRHSVEPDRSSTPPVQPQSKTPQQPPTEDSSPSPASSPLHTRPHDDPDINAEIVDDELPEEFLLALGTEGQEQAEVGNPIRPELASRWTKIMNDGLGKEAREAIVKKYPPPANFSAAIAPIINPEIASTLSDPSVKRDKRIMIRQGLTGTLLSCLGKCLTDVLLGNINSKKLIEEINDAAKLAGEIHHHDSNSRKFFCLAGANKTIQDAIRHQKTDKFLFGTDCADKIRAAQTIQKTSNTIKNHPEKEKKQQKQAANNKQFKQLNWKSPPQYSQQYHRMRGGQQYHQPRKHYNQPHRKERHSSHKQRSRYHR, from the exons ATGGGAAAAAGGAAGAGAGATAAAGAAAAAGATGAAGTTTATATtaagaaaaagataaaaaaacttCAAGAAAAGCTGCAAAGACATTCCGTCGAACCAGATCGCAGTTCTACTCCTCCTGTACAACCGCAGTCGAAGACTCCGCAGCAGCCGCCGACAGAAGACTCTTCACCATCACCGGCGTCTTCACCGTTGCATACTAGGCCACACGATGACCCTGATATAAATGCAG AAATTGTGGACGATGAACTCCCTGAGGAGTTCCTACTTGCTCTGGGGACTGAAGGTCAGGAACAGGCAGAAGTTGGAAACCCTATCAGACCTGAATTGGCCTCCCGCTGgacaaaaattatgaatgacGGCTTGGGTAAAGAGGCTAGAGAAGCAATTGTGAAAAAATACCCTCCACCAGCCAATTTTTCTGCTGCAATAGCACCGATAATTAATCCAGAGATTGCGTCTACACTCTCAGATCCCTCGGTCAAAAGAGATAAAAGGATTATGATAAGACAGGGCTTAACAGGCACATTATTGTCTTGCCTAGGAAAATGCTTAACTGACGTTTTACTAGGAAATATTAACTCTAAAAAGTTAATTGAAGAAATCAATGACGCTGCGAAGTTGGCTGGGGAAATCCACCACCATGATTCAAATTCGAGAAAATTCTTTTGTTTGGCTGGAGCGAATAAAACCATCCAAGATGCTATTCGTCATCAAAAGACCGATAAGTTTTTATTTGGTACAGATTGTGCTGACAAGATCAGAGCTGCACAAACAATCCAGAAAACTTCAAATACTATTAAGAACCATCCAGAGAAAGAAAAGAAGCAGCAGAAACAAGCAGCAAATAACAAACAGTTCAAGCAGTTAAACTGGAAGAGCCCACCACAATACAGTCAGCAGTATCATCGGATGCGTGGTGGGCAACAATACCATCAACCCCGGAAGCACTACAACCAGCCTCACCGGAAAGAGAGACACAGCTCCCACAAGCAGAGGTCCAGATATCACCGATAG